The Halobacterium litoreum genome includes a region encoding these proteins:
- a CDS encoding AIR synthase family protein, with amino-acid sequence MDDGKASREFFADHVAGRTGADRADVRLGPTYGADFGVVDVGDSVVAMAADPVFVMRELGVERAAWFAFHIAVSDVALSGLPPAHLALTLNLPPGTSTEAFDDIWSVFDREARDLGTSLTTGHTGTYEGCAFPTVGGATALAVGDPADLVVPTGARSGDRVVVTKGPAIETTGLLGTLFGDDLPLDAETVDAARERFWDASPVRDALTAAAAGGVTAMHDATERGLANGFHELAAASDVALAVDREAVPVAPGVREVCDYFGVDPWSASSEGTVVLTVEPESVSGVLAALAEEGIPAADAGVVESGAGVTVDGDALPEPDSDPLWPAYQRAREQFWA; translated from the coding sequence ATGGACGACGGGAAAGCCAGCCGCGAGTTCTTCGCCGACCACGTCGCCGGTCGGACGGGCGCCGACCGCGCGGACGTGCGCCTCGGCCCGACGTACGGCGCGGACTTCGGCGTCGTGGACGTGGGCGACTCGGTGGTGGCGATGGCCGCCGACCCCGTGTTCGTGATGCGGGAACTCGGCGTCGAGCGCGCGGCGTGGTTCGCGTTCCACATCGCTGTGAGCGACGTGGCCCTGTCGGGCCTGCCGCCGGCGCACCTCGCGCTCACGCTGAACCTCCCGCCGGGCACGAGCACCGAGGCGTTCGACGACATCTGGAGCGTGTTCGACCGCGAAGCCCGCGACCTCGGGACGAGTCTGACGACCGGTCACACCGGCACCTACGAGGGCTGTGCGTTCCCGACGGTGGGCGGCGCGACCGCGCTCGCGGTCGGCGACCCCGCGGACCTCGTGGTGCCGACGGGCGCGCGCTCCGGCGACCGCGTCGTCGTGACGAAGGGCCCCGCCATCGAGACGACGGGCCTGCTCGGGACGCTGTTCGGCGACGACCTCCCGCTCGACGCCGAAACCGTCGACGCGGCCCGCGAGCGGTTCTGGGACGCCAGCCCCGTCCGGGACGCGCTCACCGCGGCGGCCGCGGGCGGCGTGACGGCGATGCACGACGCGACCGAGCGCGGCCTCGCCAACGGGTTCCACGAACTCGCGGCCGCGAGCGACGTGGCACTCGCAGTCGACCGCGAGGCGGTGCCGGTCGCGCCGGGCGTCCGCGAGGTCTGTGACTACTTCGGCGTGGACCCGTGGAGCGCCTCCAGCGAGGGCACGGTCGTGCTGACGGTCGAACCCGAGTCGGTGAGTGGCGTGCTCGCGGCGCTCGCCGAGGAGGGAATTCCGGCGGCGGACGCGGGCGTCGTCGAATCCGGCGCTGGCGTCACCGTCGACGGCGACGCGCTCCCCGAACCCGACTCGGACCCGCTGTGGCCGGCCTACCAGCG